Proteins encoded by one window of Hylaeus volcanicus isolate JK05 chromosome 7, UHH_iyHylVolc1.0_haploid, whole genome shotgun sequence:
- the LOC128879593 gene encoding homeobox protein six1a-like isoform X2 has product MMAYGGTAGNGGAMGPSSGGADVLGSTGDYSPQGTPTPLTGHSAGSVETSSYGPGTGPASYSPQDSPASSAGGGSGSNGQLPSFGFTQDQVACVCEVLQQAGSVERLSRFLWSLPSCNRLHRHESVLKAKAIVAFHRGHFKELYRILESHTFSPHNHPKLQALWLKAHYIEAERLRGRPLGAVGKYRVRRKFPLPRTIWDGEETSYCFKEKSRSVLRDWYATNPYPSPREKRELAESTGLTTTQVSNWFKNRRQRDRAAEHSGQREDKAHGGGLGDSSSESGDEAKRQAVGQQQQQQPSSCAVQQQQQQQQQQQMVEHQQTSGMYQLPAPVSVSSPHSYHQGHGSTLSHPHTPTHHMQHHDTSSESGDDKRNLHHQLQHHLQVGAHGTHGLIHPTATLPPPPPSCAQQKSQLDYMQYYSPQDYLIGSTPTSADLQKSLPHTATSMQMGAIAPSMGGLSPMGPSTMLPNTMQGVNTMNTMSMNGMGMGAYQGMGSMGMSTSHGSYHSGLVLGDYHSL; this is encoded by the exons ATGATGGCCTACGGAGGAACCGCTGGGAACGGGGGCGCGATGGGACCTTCCTCTGGTGGTGCCGATGTTTTGGGCTCCACCGGGGATTACAGCCCGCAGGGGACACCGACGCCGCTCACGGGACACTCCGCGGGATCCGTCGAGACCAGCAGCTACGGTCCTGGGACAGGACCTGCCAGCTACAGTCCCCAGGATAGTCCCGCCAGTTCCGCTGGCGGCGGAAGCGGTAGCAATGGACAGCTTCCCAGTTTCGGGTTCACGCAGGACCAGGTCGCCTGCGTTTGCGAG GTTCTCCAGCAGGCGGGCTCCGTGGAGAGGCTCAGCAGGTTCCTGTGGTCCCTTCCGTCGTGCAATAGGTTGCACCGACACGAGAGCGTCCTGAAAGCCAAGGCGATCGTCGCCTTCCATCGGGGCCACTTCAAAGAACTGTACAGGATCCTCGAGAGCCACACGTTCAGCCCGCACAATCATCCGAAACTGCAGGCCCTCTGGCTCAAGGCCCATTATATCGAGGCCGAGAGACTGAGGGGGAGGCCTCTCGGCGCAGTTG GGAAGTATCGCGTTCGCCGCAAGTTTCCGCTGCCCAGAACGATCTGGGACGGCGAGGAGACATCCTACTGCTTCAAGGAGAAGTCCAGGAGCGTGCTGAGGGACTGGTACGCCACCAACCCCTATCCATCGCCTCGCGAGAAGCGAGAACTGGCGGAAAGCACGGGCCTCACCACGACGCAAGTCAGCAATTGGTTCAAGAACCGAAGGCAGAGGGATCGTGCTGCTGAACACAG CGGACAGAGGGAGGACAAGGCCCACGGCGGTGGCCTGGGCGACTCCAGCAGCGAGAGCGGAGACGAAGCGAAGAGGCAGGCGGTGGgccagcagcagcaacagcagcctTCGTCGTGCGCTGtccagcaacagcagcagcagcagcagcagcagcagatGGTCGAGCACCAGCAAACGTCAGGCATGTATCAACTTCCGGCACCGGTCTCGGTTTCCAGTCCTCACTCGTACCACCAAGGTCACGGCTCGACCTTGAGCCATCCTCACACGCCGACCCACCACATGCAGCACCACGACACCAGCAGCGAGAGCGGCGACGACAAGCGAAATCTTCATCATCAGCTGCAGCATCATCTCCAGGTCGGTGCTCACGGTACTCACGGCTTGATACATCCCACGGCGACCttgccgccgccgccacccAGCTGCGCCCAGCAGAAGAGCCAGTTGGACTATATGCAGTACTATAGTCCACAG GACTACCTGATCGGTAGTACGCCAACGTCCGCCGACCTCCAGAAGTCGCTTCCCCACACGGCCACGTCGATGCAGATGGGTGCTATAGCTCCTTCCATGGGTGGGCTGAGCCCAATGGGTCCGTCGACGATGCTACCGAACACGATGCAGGGCGTGAACACTATGAACACCATGTCGATGAACGGCATGGGGATGGGGGCGTACCAGGGCATGGGCTCCATGGGAATGTCCACGTCCCACGGCAGTTATCACAGCGGTCTCGTGCTGGGCGACTATCACTCATTGTGA
- the LOC128879593 gene encoding homeobox protein SIX1-like isoform X3: MMAYGGTAGNGGAMGPSSGGADVLGSTGDYSPQGTPTPLTGHSAGSVETSSYGPGTGPASYSPQDSPASSAGGGSGSNGQLPSFGFTQDQVACVCEAMVSSVQVLQQAGSVERLSRFLWSLPSCNRLHRHESVLKAKAIVAFHRGHFKELYRILESHTFSPHNHPKLQALWLKAHYIEAERLRGRPLGAVGKYRVRRKFPLPRTIWDGEETSYCFKEKSRSVLRDWYATNPYPSPREKRELAESTGLTTTQVSNWFKNRRQRDRAAEHSGQREDKAHGGGLGDSSSESGDEAKRQAVGQQQQQQPSSCAVQQQQQQQQQQQMVEHQQTSGMYQLPAPVSVSSPHSYHQGHGSTLSHPHTPTHHMQHHDTSSESGDDKRNLHHQLQHHLQDYLIGSTPTSADLQKSLPHTATSMQMGAIAPSMGGLSPMGPSTMLPNTMQGVNTMNTMSMNGMGMGAYQGMGSMGMSTSHGSYHSGLVLGDYHSL; the protein is encoded by the exons ATGATGGCCTACGGAGGAACCGCTGGGAACGGGGGCGCGATGGGACCTTCCTCTGGTGGTGCCGATGTTTTGGGCTCCACCGGGGATTACAGCCCGCAGGGGACACCGACGCCGCTCACGGGACACTCCGCGGGATCCGTCGAGACCAGCAGCTACGGTCCTGGGACAGGACCTGCCAGCTACAGTCCCCAGGATAGTCCCGCCAGTTCCGCTGGCGGCGGAAGCGGTAGCAATGGACAGCTTCCCAGTTTCGGGTTCACGCAGGACCAGGTCGCCTGCGTTTGCGAG GCGATGGTGTCGTCTGTCCAGGTTCTCCAGCAGGCGGGCTCCGTGGAGAGGCTCAGCAGGTTCCTGTGGTCCCTTCCGTCGTGCAATAGGTTGCACCGACACGAGAGCGTCCTGAAAGCCAAGGCGATCGTCGCCTTCCATCGGGGCCACTTCAAAGAACTGTACAGGATCCTCGAGAGCCACACGTTCAGCCCGCACAATCATCCGAAACTGCAGGCCCTCTGGCTCAAGGCCCATTATATCGAGGCCGAGAGACTGAGGGGGAGGCCTCTCGGCGCAGTTG GGAAGTATCGCGTTCGCCGCAAGTTTCCGCTGCCCAGAACGATCTGGGACGGCGAGGAGACATCCTACTGCTTCAAGGAGAAGTCCAGGAGCGTGCTGAGGGACTGGTACGCCACCAACCCCTATCCATCGCCTCGCGAGAAGCGAGAACTGGCGGAAAGCACGGGCCTCACCACGACGCAAGTCAGCAATTGGTTCAAGAACCGAAGGCAGAGGGATCGTGCTGCTGAACACAG CGGACAGAGGGAGGACAAGGCCCACGGCGGTGGCCTGGGCGACTCCAGCAGCGAGAGCGGAGACGAAGCGAAGAGGCAGGCGGTGGgccagcagcagcaacagcagcctTCGTCGTGCGCTGtccagcaacagcagcagcagcagcagcagcagcagatGGTCGAGCACCAGCAAACGTCAGGCATGTATCAACTTCCGGCACCGGTCTCGGTTTCCAGTCCTCACTCGTACCACCAAGGTCACGGCTCGACCTTGAGCCATCCTCACACGCCGACCCACCACATGCAGCACCACGACACCAGCAGCGAGAGCGGCGACGACAAGCGAAATCTTCATCATCAGCTGCAGCATCATCTCCAG GACTACCTGATCGGTAGTACGCCAACGTCCGCCGACCTCCAGAAGTCGCTTCCCCACACGGCCACGTCGATGCAGATGGGTGCTATAGCTCCTTCCATGGGTGGGCTGAGCCCAATGGGTCCGTCGACGATGCTACCGAACACGATGCAGGGCGTGAACACTATGAACACCATGTCGATGAACGGCATGGGGATGGGGGCGTACCAGGGCATGGGCTCCATGGGAATGTCCACGTCCCACGGCAGTTATCACAGCGGTCTCGTGCTGGGCGACTATCACTCATTGTGA
- the LOC128879593 gene encoding homeobox protein SIX2-like isoform X1, whose protein sequence is MMAYGGTAGNGGAMGPSSGGADVLGSTGDYSPQGTPTPLTGHSAGSVETSSYGPGTGPASYSPQDSPASSAGGGSGSNGQLPSFGFTQDQVACVCEAMVSSVQVLQQAGSVERLSRFLWSLPSCNRLHRHESVLKAKAIVAFHRGHFKELYRILESHTFSPHNHPKLQALWLKAHYIEAERLRGRPLGAVGKYRVRRKFPLPRTIWDGEETSYCFKEKSRSVLRDWYATNPYPSPREKRELAESTGLTTTQVSNWFKNRRQRDRAAEHSGQREDKAHGGGLGDSSSESGDEAKRQAVGQQQQQQPSSCAVQQQQQQQQQQQMVEHQQTSGMYQLPAPVSVSSPHSYHQGHGSTLSHPHTPTHHMQHHDTSSESGDDKRNLHHQLQHHLQVGAHGTHGLIHPTATLPPPPPSCAQQKSQLDYMQYYSPQDYLIGSTPTSADLQKSLPHTATSMQMGAIAPSMGGLSPMGPSTMLPNTMQGVNTMNTMSMNGMGMGAYQGMGSMGMSTSHGSYHSGLVLGDYHSL, encoded by the exons ATGATGGCCTACGGAGGAACCGCTGGGAACGGGGGCGCGATGGGACCTTCCTCTGGTGGTGCCGATGTTTTGGGCTCCACCGGGGATTACAGCCCGCAGGGGACACCGACGCCGCTCACGGGACACTCCGCGGGATCCGTCGAGACCAGCAGCTACGGTCCTGGGACAGGACCTGCCAGCTACAGTCCCCAGGATAGTCCCGCCAGTTCCGCTGGCGGCGGAAGCGGTAGCAATGGACAGCTTCCCAGTTTCGGGTTCACGCAGGACCAGGTCGCCTGCGTTTGCGAG GCGATGGTGTCGTCTGTCCAGGTTCTCCAGCAGGCGGGCTCCGTGGAGAGGCTCAGCAGGTTCCTGTGGTCCCTTCCGTCGTGCAATAGGTTGCACCGACACGAGAGCGTCCTGAAAGCCAAGGCGATCGTCGCCTTCCATCGGGGCCACTTCAAAGAACTGTACAGGATCCTCGAGAGCCACACGTTCAGCCCGCACAATCATCCGAAACTGCAGGCCCTCTGGCTCAAGGCCCATTATATCGAGGCCGAGAGACTGAGGGGGAGGCCTCTCGGCGCAGTTG GGAAGTATCGCGTTCGCCGCAAGTTTCCGCTGCCCAGAACGATCTGGGACGGCGAGGAGACATCCTACTGCTTCAAGGAGAAGTCCAGGAGCGTGCTGAGGGACTGGTACGCCACCAACCCCTATCCATCGCCTCGCGAGAAGCGAGAACTGGCGGAAAGCACGGGCCTCACCACGACGCAAGTCAGCAATTGGTTCAAGAACCGAAGGCAGAGGGATCGTGCTGCTGAACACAG CGGACAGAGGGAGGACAAGGCCCACGGCGGTGGCCTGGGCGACTCCAGCAGCGAGAGCGGAGACGAAGCGAAGAGGCAGGCGGTGGgccagcagcagcaacagcagcctTCGTCGTGCGCTGtccagcaacagcagcagcagcagcagcagcagcagatGGTCGAGCACCAGCAAACGTCAGGCATGTATCAACTTCCGGCACCGGTCTCGGTTTCCAGTCCTCACTCGTACCACCAAGGTCACGGCTCGACCTTGAGCCATCCTCACACGCCGACCCACCACATGCAGCACCACGACACCAGCAGCGAGAGCGGCGACGACAAGCGAAATCTTCATCATCAGCTGCAGCATCATCTCCAGGTCGGTGCTCACGGTACTCACGGCTTGATACATCCCACGGCGACCttgccgccgccgccacccAGCTGCGCCCAGCAGAAGAGCCAGTTGGACTATATGCAGTACTATAGTCCACAG GACTACCTGATCGGTAGTACGCCAACGTCCGCCGACCTCCAGAAGTCGCTTCCCCACACGGCCACGTCGATGCAGATGGGTGCTATAGCTCCTTCCATGGGTGGGCTGAGCCCAATGGGTCCGTCGACGATGCTACCGAACACGATGCAGGGCGTGAACACTATGAACACCATGTCGATGAACGGCATGGGGATGGGGGCGTACCAGGGCATGGGCTCCATGGGAATGTCCACGTCCCACGGCAGTTATCACAGCGGTCTCGTGCTGGGCGACTATCACTCATTGTGA